A portion of the Chloroflexaceae bacterium genome contains these proteins:
- the mftB gene encoding mycofactocin biosynthesis chaperone MftB (MftB, a small protein, is a peptide chaperone that assists the radical SAM enzyme MftC in performing two modifications to the C-terminal Val-Tyr dipeptide of the mycofactocin precursor peptide, MftA. MftB's role is analogous to the role of PqqD in the biosynthesis of PQQ, a cofactor that derives entirely from a Tyr and a Glu in the precursor PqqA.) yields MELTAIYRLAPYAALRAERFGGLIYRYDNRRLYFLHAPELVGLLNILDGNVTLGAALEAIGAPEPARGRYIRALAQLESLGVIVRITAEDSQPPAPSAVTARSALA; encoded by the coding sequence ATGGAACTGACCGCGATCTACCGGCTCGCGCCATACGCCGCCCTGCGGGCCGAGCGCTTCGGCGGGTTGATCTACCGGTATGACAACCGCCGGTTATACTTTCTGCACGCGCCCGAGCTGGTTGGCCTGTTGAACATCCTGGACGGCAACGTGACCCTGGGCGCGGCGCTCGAGGCGATAGGCGCGCCCGAGCCGGCCCGTGGACGCTACATCCGCGCCCTGGCGCAGCTCGAGAGCCTGGGCGTGATCGTCAGGATCACAGCGGAGGACTCCCAACCACCTGCTCCGTCCGCCGTTACGGCAAGGAGCGCGCTGGCCTGA
- a CDS encoding mycofactocin-coupled SDR family oxidoreductase: protein MQRLEGKVALITGAARGQGRAHALTLARAGADIAALDICRDLPYPRYHLATPEDLEVTAAEVRALGRRCLSLIADVRSAAEMEAAVQQTIDAFGHIDILICNAGVADMAMTWDITEEWWDIMLDVNLKGAWLAIKYVVPHMLERGKGGRIVITSSVAGLKGMAGLAHYCAAKWGVVGLARSLAIEVAHAGITVNTIHPTGVDTPLIAGMARAAGMLRQELVDQLREDNLLPVALVDPQDIANAALWLVSDEARYVTGLELKVDAGQMIKCPA, encoded by the coding sequence ATGCAGCGACTCGAAGGTAAAGTTGCTCTGATCACCGGCGCGGCCCGCGGTCAGGGGCGGGCGCATGCCCTGACCCTGGCCCGCGCAGGGGCCGACATCGCGGCCCTGGACATCTGCCGCGATCTGCCGTACCCGCGCTACCACCTGGCAACCCCTGAGGATCTGGAGGTGACGGCGGCGGAGGTGCGCGCCCTGGGCCGCCGCTGTCTGAGCCTGATCGCCGATGTGCGCAGCGCCGCCGAGATGGAGGCGGCGGTGCAACAGACCATTGACGCCTTCGGGCACATTGACATCCTGATCTGCAACGCTGGCGTCGCCGATATGGCCATGACCTGGGACATCACCGAGGAGTGGTGGGACATCATGCTCGATGTCAACCTGAAGGGCGCCTGGCTGGCAATCAAGTATGTGGTGCCCCACATGCTGGAGCGCGGGAAGGGCGGGCGCATCGTGATCACCTCGTCGGTGGCGGGGCTGAAGGGGATGGCCGGGCTGGCCCATTACTGCGCGGCGAAGTGGGGCGTGGTGGGCCTGGCGCGCAGCCTGGCGATAGAAGTGGCCCACGCCGGCATTACGGTTAATACCATTCATCCGACGGGAGTGGATACGCCGCTGATTGCCGGGATGGCCCGCGCCGCCGGCATGCTCCGCCAGGAACTGGTTGACCAGCTACGCGAGGACAATCTGTTGCCCGTGGCCCTGGTAGACCCGCAGGACATCGCCAATGCCGCCCTGTGGCTGGTCTCCGACGAGGCGCGCTACGTTACCGGCCTGGAGCTTAAAGTTGACGCGGGCCAGATGATCAAGTGCCCGGCCTAG
- the mftA gene encoding mycofactocin precursor MftA (Mycofactocin is a small molecule electron carrier derived from the final two amino acids, Val-Tyr, of MftA, the mycofactocin precursor. It plays a role in redox homeostasis and the metabolism of alcohols and aldehydes in Actinobacteria, including Mycobacterium tuberculosis.): MEGSPTALEELEAGAEILAEADAVDGLETPLADVDAPEILAELVVEEVSIDGMCGVY, translated from the coding sequence ATGGAAGGCTCCCCGACCGCCCTGGAGGAGTTGGAAGCAGGCGCGGAGATCCTGGCGGAGGCTGATGCGGTTGACGGGCTTGAGACGCCCCTGGCGGACGTGGACGCGCCGGAGATCCTGGCCGAACTGGTGGTCGAAGAAGTGAGCATTGACGGGATGTGTGGCGTGTATTGA